One Nocardioides aromaticivorans genomic window carries:
- the ribD gene encoding bifunctional diaminohydroxyphosphoribosylaminopyrimidine deaminase/5-amino-6-(5-phosphoribosylamino)uracil reductase RibD yields the protein MRRALALAASPGVPLHPNPRVGCVLLADDGTVVGEGFHHGAGTPHAEVEALRVAGERARGATAIVTLEPCNHTGRTGPCAQALIAAGVRRVVIAQRDPNPLASGGMETLLEAGLEVEAGLLTDEAEEVNRAWTFAHRNGRPFVTWKFATTLDGRSAASDGSSRWVSSLPARRDTHLLRGLCDTMMVGTGTVEADDPQLTVRDDDDRPLANQPLRVVMGDRDLPAERRIFDDAAPTVHLRTHDPVEALRTLYADHDRHHVFLEGGPTLAAAFLKAGVVDEVVAYVAPLLLGSGRSAVGRLGIRSIDKALRLEITDTTVVGEGTDANVRLLLRPTRKES from the coding sequence ATGCGGCGTGCGCTCGCCCTCGCCGCGAGCCCGGGCGTCCCGCTCCACCCGAACCCCCGGGTCGGCTGCGTGCTGCTCGCCGACGACGGCACCGTCGTGGGCGAGGGCTTCCACCACGGCGCGGGCACGCCGCACGCCGAGGTCGAGGCGCTCCGGGTGGCCGGCGAGCGCGCCCGTGGTGCGACCGCGATCGTGACGCTGGAGCCGTGCAACCACACCGGCCGGACCGGCCCGTGCGCGCAGGCCCTCATCGCCGCCGGGGTACGACGGGTGGTGATCGCCCAGCGTGACCCGAACCCGCTCGCGTCCGGCGGCATGGAGACCCTGCTCGAGGCGGGCCTCGAGGTCGAGGCCGGCCTGCTCACCGACGAGGCGGAGGAGGTCAACCGGGCGTGGACCTTCGCGCACCGCAACGGCCGCCCGTTCGTCACCTGGAAGTTCGCCACCACGCTCGACGGCCGCAGCGCGGCGTCGGACGGCAGCTCCCGCTGGGTCTCCTCGCTGCCGGCCCGTCGTGACACCCACCTCCTCCGTGGGCTCTGCGACACGATGATGGTCGGCACCGGCACGGTCGAGGCCGACGACCCGCAGCTGACCGTCCGTGACGACGACGACCGGCCCCTGGCGAACCAGCCGCTGCGCGTCGTCATGGGCGACCGCGACCTGCCGGCCGAGCGCCGGATCTTCGACGACGCGGCCCCGACCGTGCACCTGCGCACCCACGACCCGGTCGAGGCGCTGCGCACCCTCTACGCCGACCACGACCGCCACCACGTCTTCCTCGAGGGCGGGCCGACGCTCGCGGCGGCCTTCCTCAAGGCCGGTGTCGTCGACGAGGTCGTCGCCTACGTCGCCCCGCTGCTGCTGGGCTCGGGCAGGTCGGCCGTCGGCCGGCTCGGAATCCGGTCGATCGACAAGGCGTTGCGCCTCGAGATCACCGACACCACCGTCGTCGGGGAGGGCACGGACGCCAACGTCCGTCTGCTCCTCCGGCCCACTCGCAAGGAGAGCTGA
- a CDS encoding riboflavin synthase, whose protein sequence is MFTGIVEEFGTIEAIEDQGDAIRLTIASDITLSDAGLGDSIAVNGCCLTVAERTDSTWTADVMAESLAKTSLGDLAVGDRVNLERAVTAEKRLGGHIVQGHVDGVGEVVSRTPSEHWEVVEISLPAGMGRYLVDKGSITVDGTSLTVVEAKDDTFTVSLIPETLARTTLGFRAPGDRVNLEVDVIAKHVEKLVRAYTGAGTKENNA, encoded by the coding sequence GTGTTCACGGGAATCGTCGAGGAGTTCGGCACCATCGAGGCGATCGAGGACCAGGGGGACGCGATCCGCCTGACCATCGCCTCGGACATCACCCTGTCCGACGCCGGGCTCGGCGACTCGATCGCCGTCAACGGCTGCTGCCTCACCGTCGCCGAGCGGACCGACAGCACCTGGACGGCCGACGTGATGGCGGAGAGCCTCGCGAAGACCAGCCTCGGCGACCTCGCCGTCGGCGACCGGGTCAACCTCGAGCGTGCGGTCACCGCCGAGAAGCGGCTCGGCGGGCACATCGTCCAGGGCCACGTCGACGGCGTCGGCGAGGTCGTCAGTCGCACCCCCAGCGAGCACTGGGAGGTCGTCGAGATCTCGCTGCCCGCCGGGATGGGCCGCTACCTCGTCGACAAGGGCTCGATCACCGTCGACGGCACCTCCCTGACCGTCGTCGAGGCGAAGGACGACACCTTCACGGTCAGCCTGATCCCCGAGACCCTCGCCCGCACCACCCTCGGCTTCCGGGCCCCCGGCGACCGGGTGAACCTCGAGGTCGACGTCATCGCCAAGCACGTGGAGAAGCTCGTCCGCGCCTACACCGGCGCCGGCACCAAGGAGAACAACGCATGA
- a CDS encoding bifunctional 3,4-dihydroxy-2-butanone-4-phosphate synthase/GTP cyclohydrolase II, whose translation MSESSSPSGKVRLDDVERAIADIAAGRAVVVVDDEDRENEGDIIFAASKATPELMAWTIRYSSGVICAPMPGAMLDRLEIPLMTPHNKDAYRTAYTISVDARDGTTTGISAADRARTVRTLADSATEPWELTRPGHVFPLRYREGGVLVRRGHTEAAVDLCRLAGLTPAGVLVEVVNDDGTMKRAPELRAFADEHGLAMISIEDLVRYRRRVERHVVREAETRLPTSHGDFTAIGYTITVDGSEHVALVYGDPATLTEDGPVLTRVHSECLTGDVFGSSRCDCGPQLNEAMDRIVEEGRGVVVYLRGHEGRGIGLVAKLQAYQLQDGGRDTVDANLDLGLPADARHYGAATQILKDLGVDEVRLLTNNPDKVSSLEDYGIKVAERVPLTPHPNDHNLAYLLTKRDRMGHDLPDLEGAN comes from the coding sequence ATGAGTGAGTCCAGCAGCCCCAGTGGCAAGGTCCGCCTCGACGACGTCGAGCGCGCGATCGCCGACATCGCCGCCGGCAGGGCGGTCGTGGTCGTCGACGACGAGGACCGCGAGAACGAGGGCGACATCATCTTCGCCGCCAGCAAGGCGACGCCGGAGCTGATGGCGTGGACGATCCGCTACTCCAGCGGCGTGATCTGCGCGCCGATGCCGGGCGCCATGCTCGACCGGCTGGAGATCCCGCTCATGACGCCGCACAACAAGGACGCCTACCGGACGGCGTACACGATCTCGGTCGACGCCCGCGACGGTACGACGACCGGCATCTCCGCCGCCGACCGCGCCCGCACCGTGCGCACCCTCGCCGACTCGGCCACCGAGCCGTGGGAGCTCACGCGCCCGGGCCACGTGTTCCCGCTGCGCTACCGCGAGGGCGGCGTCCTGGTCCGCCGTGGCCACACCGAGGCCGCCGTCGACCTGTGCCGACTCGCCGGGCTCACCCCGGCCGGCGTGCTGGTGGAGGTCGTCAACGACGACGGCACGATGAAGCGGGCGCCCGAGCTGCGCGCGTTCGCCGACGAGCACGGCCTCGCGATGATCTCCATCGAGGACCTGGTCCGCTACCGGCGGCGCGTCGAGCGCCACGTCGTCCGCGAGGCCGAGACCCGGCTGCCCACCAGCCACGGCGACTTCACCGCCATCGGCTACACGATCACCGTCGACGGCAGCGAGCACGTCGCCCTCGTGTACGGCGACCCGGCGACCCTGACCGAGGACGGCCCGGTGCTCACCCGGGTGCACTCGGAGTGCCTGACCGGCGACGTCTTCGGCTCCAGCCGCTGCGACTGCGGTCCCCAGCTCAACGAGGCGATGGACCGCATCGTCGAGGAGGGCCGCGGCGTCGTCGTCTACCTGCGGGGCCACGAGGGCCGGGGGATCGGCCTGGTCGCGAAGCTGCAGGCCTACCAGCTGCAGGACGGCGGCCGCGACACCGTCGACGCCAACCTCGACCTCGGCCTGCCGGCCGACGCACGGCACTACGGTGCCGCGACCCAGATCCTCAAGGACCTGGGCGTCGACGAGGTCCGGCTGCTGACCAACAACCCCGACAAGGTGTCCTCACTGGAGGACTACGGCATCAAGGTCGCCGAGCGCGTCCCCTTGACGCCGCACCCCAACGACCACAACCTTGCCTACCTGCTGACCAAGCGCGACCGCATGGGGCACGACCTGCCCGACCTCGAAGGAGCCAACTGA
- the ribH gene encoding 6,7-dimethyl-8-ribityllumazine synthase yields the protein MAGHGAPDIAPIDCHDLRVAVVAASWHSVVMDGLIAGAQRAFADHKLEAPVVVRVPGVFELPVTAGALAPSYDAVIALGVVIRGGTPHFDYVCNAATDGLTRVSLDHHTPVGFGVLTCDNEQQALDRAGLEGSNEDKGYEAASAALQTAATLKKIRSRGFVG from the coding sequence ATGGCCGGACACGGCGCCCCCGACATCGCCCCGATCGACTGCCACGACCTCCGGGTCGCGGTCGTCGCCGCCAGCTGGCACAGCGTGGTGATGGACGGCCTCATCGCCGGCGCCCAGCGGGCGTTCGCCGACCACAAGCTCGAGGCGCCCGTGGTCGTTCGGGTCCCGGGCGTCTTCGAGCTGCCCGTCACCGCCGGAGCCCTCGCGCCGTCGTACGACGCCGTGATCGCGCTGGGCGTCGTCATCCGGGGCGGGACGCCCCACTTCGACTACGTCTGCAACGCCGCGACGGACGGGCTCACCCGCGTCTCGCTCGACCACCACACCCCGGTCGGCTTCGGAGTCCTCACCTGCGACAACGAGCAGCAGGCGCTGGACCGCGCCGGCCTCGAGGGATCGAACGAGGACAAGGGCTACGAGGCGGCCTCCGCCGCGCTGCAGACCGCGGCCACGCTGAAGAAGATCCGCTCGCGCGGCTTCGTGGGCTGA
- a CDS encoding phosphoribosyl-ATP diphosphatase encodes MKTFDELFAELSEKAQTRPEGSGTVRALDAGVHAIGKKLIEEAAESWMAAEHEGKEATALEISQLLYHAQVLMIASGLSLEDVYTHL; translated from the coding sequence GTGAAGACGTTCGACGAGCTGTTCGCAGAGCTCAGCGAGAAGGCACAGACGCGGCCCGAGGGGTCCGGCACCGTCCGGGCGCTCGACGCCGGCGTCCATGCGATCGGCAAGAAGCTGATCGAGGAGGCCGCTGAGTCCTGGATGGCCGCCGAGCACGAGGGCAAGGAAGCCACCGCGCTGGAGATCAGCCAGCTGCTGTACCACGCCCAGGTCCTCATGATCGCGAGCGGACTCTCGCTCGAGGACGTCTACACCCACCTCTGA
- the hisG gene encoding ATP phosphoribosyltransferase, with the protein MLKIAVPNKGALSEAASGMLREAGYAQRSESKQLTKIDPDNEVEFFYLRPRDIALYVGEGTLDAGITGRDLLLDSHATAAESLQLGFGRSKFRFAARPGTAETVEDLKGLRIATSYDGVVKRYLAERGVEASVVRLDGAVETSIQLGVADVIADVVETGSTLRNAGLEVFGDVILESEAVMITREGADESALEVFTRRLQGVLVARAYVMMDYDIRAEKVEQAIGLTPGIESPTVSPLHREGWVAVRSMVPRATAQRVMDELFALGARAILTTDIHACRL; encoded by the coding sequence ATGCTGAAGATCGCCGTCCCCAACAAGGGCGCCCTGTCCGAGGCCGCCTCGGGCATGCTGCGGGAGGCGGGCTACGCCCAGCGCTCCGAGTCCAAGCAGCTGACCAAGATCGACCCCGACAACGAGGTCGAGTTCTTCTACCTCCGCCCCCGCGACATCGCGCTGTACGTCGGCGAGGGCACCCTCGACGCGGGCATCACCGGCCGCGACCTGCTGCTCGACTCCCACGCCACGGCGGCCGAGTCGCTGCAGCTCGGCTTCGGCCGGTCCAAGTTCCGCTTCGCCGCCCGCCCCGGCACCGCCGAGACGGTCGAGGACCTCAAGGGCCTGCGGATCGCGACGTCGTACGACGGCGTGGTGAAGCGCTACCTCGCCGAGCGTGGCGTCGAGGCGTCCGTCGTCCGGCTCGACGGCGCGGTCGAGACCAGCATCCAGCTCGGTGTCGCCGACGTGATCGCGGACGTCGTGGAGACGGGCAGCACCCTGCGCAACGCGGGGCTCGAGGTCTTCGGCGACGTCATCCTCGAGTCCGAGGCCGTGATGATCACCCGTGAGGGTGCGGACGAGTCCGCGCTCGAGGTCTTCACCCGCCGGCTGCAGGGCGTCCTCGTCGCCCGCGCCTACGTGATGATGGACTACGACATCCGCGCCGAGAAGGTCGAGCAGGCGATCGGGCTGACGCCCGGCATCGAGAGCCCGACGGTCAGCCCGCTCCATCGGGAGGGCTGGGTCGCGGTCCGCTCGATGGTGCCGCGAGCCACCGCCCAGCGGGTCATGGACGAGCTCTTCGCGCTCGGCGCCCGGGCGATCCTCACCACCGACATCCACGCCTGCCGGCTCTAG
- a CDS encoding PH domain-containing protein: MSQQPVVPPALPHTWRPFGPRMAAVVFGVVLVGAFVWLWVNFDDDTRASVNVYERGTVIGLVLLGLALLNGLARSRVVAREDGLTIVNGYRKRELAWSEVGRVRMPQGAPWPHLDMGEDERVSLLGIHASDGQRAADAIRELRAVVAAHTTA; encoded by the coding sequence ATGAGCCAGCAGCCCGTCGTACCCCCTGCACTGCCGCACACCTGGCGACCCTTCGGGCCGCGGATGGCGGCGGTCGTCTTCGGCGTCGTGCTCGTCGGCGCCTTCGTGTGGCTGTGGGTCAACTTCGACGACGACACCCGGGCGTCGGTCAACGTCTACGAGCGGGGCACGGTGATCGGCCTGGTCCTGCTCGGCCTGGCACTGCTGAACGGACTGGCCCGTTCCCGGGTCGTGGCGCGCGAGGACGGCCTGACGATCGTCAACGGCTACCGCAAGCGGGAGCTGGCGTGGAGCGAGGTCGGACGCGTCCGGATGCCCCAGGGGGCGCCGTGGCCGCACCTCGACATGGGTGAGGACGAGCGGGTCTCGCTGCTCGGGATCCACGCGTCCGACGGCCAGCGCGCGGCGGACGCGATCCGCGAGCTGCGCGCGGTGGTCGCGGCACACACCACGGCCTGA
- a CDS encoding TerD family protein, with protein MAVSLTKGGNVSLTKEAPGLSAVDVGLGWDANSFSGGEFDLDASAIMLKADGKALSDSHFIFFNNLKSPDGSLEHTGDNTTGEGDGDDELLKVNLGVVPPDVDKIVFPVSIYDADARGQNFGMVRNAYIRVMNQAGGAEIARYDLSEDASTETAMVFGELYRNGAEWKFRAVGQGYASGLRGIAQDFGVNV; from the coding sequence ATGGCTGTTTCCCTCACCAAGGGTGGCAATGTCTCCCTCACCAAGGAGGCCCCGGGCCTCTCGGCCGTCGACGTGGGCCTCGGTTGGGACGCGAACTCGTTCTCCGGTGGCGAGTTCGACCTCGACGCGTCCGCCATCATGCTCAAGGCGGACGGCAAGGCCCTCTCCGACTCGCACTTCATCTTCTTCAACAACCTGAAGAGCCCCGACGGCTCGCTCGAGCACACCGGTGACAACACCACCGGTGAGGGCGACGGCGACGACGAGCTCCTCAAGGTCAACCTCGGGGTCGTCCCGCCGGACGTCGACAAGATCGTCTTCCCCGTGTCGATCTACGACGCCGACGCCCGCGGCCAGAACTTCGGCATGGTGCGCAACGCCTACATCCGCGTGATGAACCAGGCCGGCGGCGCCGAGATCGCCCGCTACGACCTCAGCGAGGACGCCTCGACCGAGACCGCCATGGTCTTCGGCGAGCTCTACCGCAACGGCGCCGAGTGGAAGTTCCGCGCGGTCGGCCAGGGCTACGCGTCGGGTCTGCGCGGCATCGCGCAGGACTTCGGCGTCAACGTCTGA
- a CDS encoding TerD family protein encodes MVDYVKRPKPTPASAPPPPPPPAPASATPPPPPPPPPGVPAGGGVNLSKVSLTKSSPTVSLTKGGGGASGQLRINLNWSQGGKPAGGFLKRAMGGGGSVDLDLGCLWETMDGDKGVVQALGNAFGALDRPPYVFLDGDDRSGTATGGENLIVNLDRLAQIRRVLVFAYIYEGVPNWAAADGVVTMYPVGAAPIEIRLDEAANDKRFCAIAMLTNTGGDLRIDREVRYISGTQRNVDEAYGWGMNWTAARK; translated from the coding sequence ATGGTCGACTACGTCAAGAGGCCCAAGCCGACGCCCGCCTCGGCACCCCCGCCGCCGCCTCCGCCGGCGCCCGCCTCGGCGACTCCTCCGCCCCCTCCGCCGCCGCCCCCGGGCGTGCCCGCCGGTGGTGGCGTGAACCTCTCGAAGGTGTCGCTGACCAAGTCGAGCCCGACCGTGTCCCTGACCAAGGGCGGCGGCGGCGCCAGCGGCCAGCTCCGCATCAACCTCAACTGGTCGCAGGGCGGCAAGCCCGCCGGCGGCTTCCTCAAGCGGGCGATGGGTGGCGGCGGCAGCGTCGACCTCGACCTCGGCTGCCTGTGGGAGACCATGGACGGCGACAAGGGCGTCGTCCAGGCCCTCGGCAACGCGTTCGGTGCGCTCGACCGGCCGCCGTACGTCTTCCTCGACGGTGACGACCGCTCGGGCACCGCCACGGGCGGCGAGAACCTCATCGTCAACCTCGACCGCCTCGCCCAGATCCGCCGGGTCCTGGTGTTCGCCTACATCTACGAGGGCGTGCCGAACTGGGCGGCCGCGGACGGCGTGGTCACCATGTACCCCGTCGGCGCCGCCCCGATCGAGATCCGTCTCGACGAGGCCGCCAACGACAAGCGCTTCTGTGCGATCGCGATGCTCACCAACACGGGGGGCGACCTGCGCATCGACCGCGAGGTCCGCTACATCTCGGGCACCCAGCGCAATGTCGACGAGGCCTACGGCTGGGGCATGAACTGGACGGCCGCCCGCAAGTGA
- a CDS encoding HpcH/HpaI aldolase/citrate lyase family protein: protein MAPEDVTPDSDRQRIALALGATLYMPGTRPDLVGDSLRVASVGATSVVWCLEDAIEHDAVERAERGVVEALESIRSMPAHRRSRMPLVFVRVRDADQIRRVAAAAGGALTGLTGFSLAKSAVDRVEPMLAATREVSAGLHRPMYAMPILESPEIAYVESRRPALAQLAELFAAYDEHVLCVRVGGTDLSGIFGLRRDRDTTIWDVAVVRDALSDILNQFTRNGDHVVTGPVWEHIPGPRFLKPQLRTTPFAEHHATSLRRQLINNDVDGLMREINLDKTNGMYGKTVIHPSHISVVNSLLAVHVDEYDDAVAIDQLRERGGVAASRHGRMNEVGPHGRWADQMLARAAVYGVLADDASLVDLLAIGQRVTADEFNLGDAPVRVVS from the coding sequence GTGGCACCCGAGGACGTCACTCCCGACAGCGACCGGCAGCGCATCGCGCTCGCGCTCGGCGCGACGCTGTACATGCCCGGGACGCGGCCCGACCTGGTCGGTGACTCGCTGCGCGTCGCCTCGGTGGGTGCCACCTCGGTCGTGTGGTGCCTCGAGGACGCCATCGAGCACGATGCCGTCGAGCGTGCCGAGCGCGGCGTGGTCGAGGCGCTGGAGTCGATCCGGTCCATGCCGGCCCACCGCCGCTCGCGGATGCCGCTGGTCTTCGTCCGGGTCCGCGACGCCGACCAGATCCGTCGGGTCGCCGCGGCCGCCGGCGGTGCGCTGACCGGGCTGACCGGGTTCAGCCTCGCCAAGTCGGCCGTCGACCGGGTCGAGCCGATGCTGGCGGCGACCCGCGAGGTCTCCGCCGGGCTGCACCGGCCGATGTACGCGATGCCGATCCTGGAGAGCCCGGAGATCGCCTACGTCGAGTCGCGGCGACCGGCCCTGGCCCAGCTCGCGGAGCTGTTCGCGGCGTACGACGAGCACGTCCTGTGCGTGCGGGTCGGTGGGACCGACCTGTCGGGGATCTTCGGTCTCCGGCGTGACCGGGACACGACGATCTGGGACGTCGCCGTCGTGCGCGACGCGCTCTCCGACATCCTCAACCAGTTCACCCGCAACGGCGACCACGTCGTGACCGGCCCCGTCTGGGAGCACATCCCGGGCCCGCGCTTCCTCAAGCCGCAGCTGCGCACGACCCCCTTCGCGGAGCACCACGCGACGTCGCTGCGGCGCCAGCTGATCAACAACGACGTCGACGGCCTGATGCGCGAGATCAACCTCGACAAGACCAACGGCATGTACGGCAAGACCGTCATCCACCCCTCGCACATCTCGGTGGTCAACAGCCTGCTCGCCGTCCACGTCGACGAGTACGACGACGCGGTGGCGATCGACCAGCTGCGGGAGCGTGGCGGGGTGGCGGCCTCGCGCCACGGCCGGATGAACGAGGTCGGGCCGCACGGGCGCTGGGCGGACCAGATGCTCGCCCGGGCCGCCGTCTACGGCGTGCTCGCCGACGACGCCTCCCTCGTCGACCTGCTCGCGATCGGCCAGCGGGTCACCGCCGACGAGTTCAACCTCGGCGACGCGCCCGTCCGGGTGGTCTCGTGA
- a CDS encoding phosphoribosyltransferase domain-containing protein — MTLTRPASPSADVRALLGLDIRSGGAVAFDDLAGLALRDNPRRAHLIVSRILGKHIPVPGATVLDGGHRLGDLVAAELAAQGPAGDVDDALVIGYCETATGLGHAVAQRLGMSYLHSTREPVADLPVAVSFEEEHSHAVAHHLQPGPSVRLAGAGPLVLVDDELTTGRTALNTIEALHARFPRPAYVVAALIDARTPAQRKAFDQRAAEIGVDVRVASLAAIAVDVPDDVLDRAARARAELAPGAPSPAGAPAPVHVYDDRWPADQPTGARNGLTAGETARLDDAAAGVARWLGPELSGRVLVVGTEELMFLPTLVAAHLADQHPALDVVTQSTTRSPVHAADQPGYAVRRTLEFAAPTEPGRPARLHNVVDPSAAVPDGAAWSDLRHDHVVVVVDTPADAAAPLAEALRPFADVVHVVTVTGGPR; from the coding sequence GTGACGCTGACCCGGCCGGCGTCGCCGTCGGCGGACGTCCGCGCGCTCCTGGGACTGGACATCCGGTCCGGCGGAGCGGTCGCGTTCGACGACCTCGCCGGGCTGGCGCTGCGCGACAACCCGCGACGCGCGCACCTGATCGTCTCCCGCATCCTCGGCAAGCACATCCCGGTGCCGGGCGCGACCGTGCTCGACGGCGGCCACCGGCTCGGGGACCTGGTGGCGGCAGAGCTCGCCGCGCAGGGGCCGGCGGGCGACGTCGACGACGCGCTGGTGATCGGCTACTGCGAGACCGCGACCGGACTGGGCCACGCGGTCGCGCAGCGGCTGGGCATGTCCTACCTCCACTCGACCCGCGAGCCGGTGGCCGACCTGCCCGTGGCCGTGAGCTTCGAGGAGGAGCACTCCCATGCGGTGGCGCACCACCTGCAGCCCGGGCCCTCCGTCCGGCTCGCGGGGGCCGGTCCGCTCGTCCTCGTCGACGACGAGCTGACGACCGGCCGCACGGCGCTGAACACCATCGAGGCGCTCCACGCCCGCTTCCCGCGCCCGGCCTATGTCGTCGCCGCGCTGATCGACGCCCGGACCCCCGCCCAGCGGAAGGCCTTCGACCAGCGCGCCGCGGAGATCGGGGTCGACGTGCGGGTCGCGTCGCTCGCGGCGATCGCGGTCGACGTACCGGACGACGTGCTGGACCGCGCGGCGCGCGCCCGTGCCGAGCTGGCCCCCGGCGCGCCGTCGCCGGCAGGTGCCCCCGCCCCCGTCCACGTGTACGACGACAGGTGGCCCGCGGACCAGCCGACGGGTGCTCGCAACGGCCTCACCGCGGGGGAGACCGCGCGCCTCGACGACGCCGCTGCGGGGGTCGCCCGGTGGCTGGGCCCGGAGCTGTCGGGTCGGGTGCTCGTGGTCGGGACGGAGGAGCTGATGTTCCTGCCGACCCTGGTCGCGGCGCACCTCGCCGACCAGCACCCGGCGCTCGACGTGGTCACGCAGTCGACGACGCGGTCGCCGGTGCACGCCGCCGACCAGCCTGGCTACGCCGTGCGCCGCACCCTCGAGTTCGCCGCGCCGACCGAGCCCGGTCGGCCGGCCCGCCTCCACAACGTCGTGGACCCCTCGGCCGCCGTCCCCGACGGCGCCGCCTGGTCGGACCTGCGCCACGACCACGTCGTCGTGGTCGTGGACACGCCGGCCGACGCGGCGGCTCCGCTGGCCGAGGCGTTGCGCCCGTTCGCCGACGTCGTGCACGTCGTCACCGTCACCGGAGGACCCCGATGA
- a CDS encoding cysteine protease StiP family protein: MTATAAALFGSYPAADVTWLLTDLSGVDLERSTEHREAAIQGGTHYSEMLPVEFQPDAAYLELFHEALELSADRVATAVGVVGELLWERHAARGHQPVLVSLARAGTPIGVLLRRYYEATRGIAVPHYTISIIRGRGIDEVALAHVLERHPAGAVAFVDGWTGKGAIQRELDAAVTDWVAAHPEHAGLDGELAVLADPGGCTAIHGTRDDFLIPSACLNSTVSGLVSRTVYRDDLIGEGMFHGAKFYAEWAEDDVSNHFVDTIASRFDAVRADVDAGLEVPPADRAVTWAGHRAVEAIAREFGISDINLAKPGVGETTRVLLRRVPWQVLVRPDRLPDLRHVIALAEARDVPVVPTPDLPYSCIGLIRQVA; encoded by the coding sequence ATGACCGCCACTGCCGCCGCCCTGTTCGGCTCCTATCCCGCCGCCGACGTCACCTGGCTGCTGACCGACCTGTCCGGGGTCGACCTCGAGCGCAGCACCGAGCACCGGGAGGCCGCCATCCAGGGCGGCACCCACTACTCGGAGATGCTGCCGGTCGAGTTCCAGCCCGACGCCGCCTACCTCGAGCTCTTCCACGAGGCGCTCGAGCTGAGCGCCGACCGGGTCGCCACGGCCGTCGGTGTCGTGGGAGAGCTGCTGTGGGAGCGGCACGCAGCGCGCGGCCACCAGCCGGTGCTGGTCTCGCTCGCGCGGGCCGGCACGCCGATTGGCGTCCTGCTGCGGCGCTACTACGAGGCCACCCGCGGGATCGCCGTCCCGCACTACACGATCTCGATCATCCGCGGCCGAGGCATCGACGAGGTGGCACTCGCCCACGTGCTCGAGCGCCACCCGGCCGGCGCGGTGGCCTTCGTCGACGGCTGGACCGGCAAGGGCGCGATCCAGCGCGAGCTCGACGCGGCAGTGACGGACTGGGTCGCCGCGCACCCGGAGCACGCCGGCCTCGACGGCGAGCTCGCCGTGCTGGCCGACCCGGGTGGCTGCACCGCGATCCACGGCACCCGCGACGACTTCCTGATCCCGTCCGCCTGCCTCAACTCGACCGTCTCCGGCCTGGTCTCGCGCACCGTCTACCGCGACGACCTGATCGGCGAGGGCATGTTCCACGGCGCGAAGTTCTACGCCGAGTGGGCCGAGGACGACGTGTCCAACCACTTCGTCGACACGATCGCCTCCCGCTTCGACGCCGTCCGCGCCGACGTCGACGCCGGGCTCGAGGTGCCGCCGGCCGACCGTGCCGTCACCTGGGCCGGCCACCGGGCCGTCGAAGCGATCGCGCGCGAGTTCGGCATCAGCGACATCAACCTCGCCAAGCCGGGCGTGGGGGAGACGACCCGGGTCCTGCTGCGCCGCGTGCCGTGGCAGGTCCTCGTCCGCCCCGACCGCCTGCCGGACCTGCGGCACGTGATCGCGCTCGCGGAGGCCCGCGACGTGCCCGTCGTACCAACGCCCGACCTGCCGTACTCCTGCATCGGCCTCATCCGCCAGGTGGCCTGA